One part of the Olleya sp. YS genome encodes these proteins:
- a CDS encoding TIGR02594 family protein → MSIISKALSEYGVKEVIGAKDNQRIIKYFDQIGFNGSKLKDETAWCSAFANWVAKTAGYEYSGKLTARSWLTVGESTNQPSVGDIVVLWRENPKSWKGHVGFFVKQTKSYVYILGGNQRNMVCIKAYPKSRVLDYKKLKKINSN, encoded by the coding sequence ATGAGCATAATAAGCAAAGCGCTGTCTGAGTATGGCGTAAAAGAAGTGATAGGTGCAAAAGACAACCAACGTATTATAAAATACTTTGATCAAATAGGTTTTAATGGCTCAAAGCTTAAAGACGAGACTGCTTGGTGCAGTGCGTTTGCAAATTGGGTAGCCAAAACAGCAGGTTATGAGTATTCTGGCAAATTAACCGCTAGAAGCTGGCTAACAGTTGGAGAATCTACAAATCAACCAAGTGTTGGAGATATTGTGGTGTTGTGGAGAGAAAACCCAAAAAGCTGGAAAGGTCACGTTGGTTTTTTTGTTAAACAAACCAAGTCTTATGTATATATCCTAGGAGGCAATCAACGCAACATGGTGTGCATAAAAGCCTATCCTAAAAGTCGTGTGTTAGACTATAAAAAACTCAAAAAAATAAATAGTAACTAG
- a CDS encoding phage holin family protein — MDKIVKYIFWLLTLLSPVNGVMVTMVFLIVVDFITGSYASLKNHVPIRSSRIGHTISKFFIYNLVILAAFFLEKHIVNEVPFLKIIAGFIAITEIKSILENFNNIYGVNPFKALINLIKLTPLKETLESLTEDKNASKDAKK, encoded by the coding sequence ATGGACAAAATCGTTAAATACATTTTTTGGTTATTAACGTTATTGTCTCCTGTAAATGGTGTCATGGTCACTATGGTATTTTTAATTGTGGTCGATTTTATTACAGGATCTTACGCCTCATTAAAAAATCATGTGCCTATAAGAAGTTCTAGAATTGGTCATACCATTTCAAAGTTTTTTATATACAACCTGGTCATATTAGCAGCATTCTTTTTAGAAAAACACATCGTTAACGAAGTGCCTTTTTTAAAGATTATTGCAGGTTTTATAGCCATAACCGAAATAAAATCCATTCTGGAAAACTTTAATAACATCTATGGTGTAAACCCTTTTAAAGCCTTAATCAACTTGATTAAGTTAACACCTTTAAAAGAAACCTTAGAGTCACTTACAGAAGACAAAAACGCGTCTAAAGACGCTAAAAAGTAA
- a CDS encoding CBS domain-containing protein yields the protein MGNLNVTILTKKKDKANYIHQLSKDLEALEIMIKNNMIEKAPLRIGAEQEFCLVDNTFLPQNNALDVLKDINDDHFTTEIGNYNLEINLDPFQLKDNCFSKLHNQLTTLLEKAKASAEKWDTKIALTGILPTLSLKHIGIENMTPIQRYHVLNEAVKASRKQDFNIHIKGVDELNLLHDSVMLEGCNTSFQAHLQIHPDDFIASYNWSQAIAGPVLSVCANSPLLFGKELWSETRIALFTQSVDTRANSFLLNEKQSRVSFGNQWETGTVTDIYRDNISRFRSLVTSEFEKDSVEMLENGAIPKLKALNLHNGTVYRWNRVCYGVGGGKPHLRIENRYIPSGPTTTDEIANMMFWVGIMVGRPKAYDTIHQTMDFKDAKTNFFAAARYGMQTQFKWDNKTVSSKDLILDVLLPMAYRGLYSVGIAPKDVEKYLTVIENRVNNHNGSDWVIKSYRNLLTNKKPNEALQVLTANMYLKQEHDYPVSSWEVLDSNATTTFQIPKKVRHVMSTDIFTVDKKDSLELVINIMQWKNIHHMPVINNNKELVGLLSWNDVKNHIKDIEESTKCVQNYMKTDLITITDDKSLDEAKALLKTHDINCLPVVKGNHLVGIITSKDL from the coding sequence ATGGGAAACTTAAACGTTACAATACTTACTAAGAAAAAAGATAAAGCCAATTATATCCATCAACTCTCTAAAGATCTAGAAGCATTAGAGATTATGATTAAAAACAACATGATTGAAAAAGCACCTTTGCGCATTGGCGCAGAACAAGAATTTTGTTTGGTTGACAACACCTTTTTACCTCAAAACAATGCGTTAGACGTTTTAAAAGATATTAATGACGACCATTTTACCACAGAGATTGGTAATTATAACCTAGAGATTAATCTAGATCCGTTTCAGCTTAAAGACAATTGCTTTTCCAAGCTCCATAATCAATTAACAACCTTACTAGAAAAAGCTAAAGCATCAGCTGAAAAATGGGATACCAAAATAGCCTTAACAGGCATTTTACCAACCCTATCGCTTAAGCATATTGGTATAGAAAACATGACACCAATTCAGCGTTATCATGTGTTAAACGAAGCAGTAAAAGCATCTAGAAAACAAGATTTTAATATTCATATAAAAGGGGTTGACGAGCTTAATTTACTTCACGATTCGGTAATGCTAGAAGGTTGCAACACCAGTTTTCAAGCGCATTTACAAATTCATCCAGACGATTTTATAGCAAGCTATAATTGGTCTCAAGCAATTGCAGGACCAGTGTTAAGCGTGTGTGCAAATTCACCTTTACTATTCGGTAAAGAACTATGGAGCGAAACCCGAATTGCACTTTTTACCCAAAGTGTGGATACTAGAGCAAATTCGTTTTTACTAAACGAAAAACAATCCAGAGTAAGCTTTGGTAACCAATGGGAAACTGGAACAGTGACTGATATTTATAGAGATAATATTTCTAGATTTAGAAGTTTAGTGACTTCAGAATTTGAAAAAGATAGTGTCGAGATGCTCGAAAATGGAGCCATTCCAAAACTAAAAGCCTTAAACCTTCATAATGGAACTGTTTACAGATGGAATCGTGTATGTTATGGTGTTGGAGGCGGAAAACCACATCTTCGTATAGAAAACAGATACATTCCCTCAGGACCAACCACAACAGACGAGATTGCTAATATGATGTTTTGGGTTGGGATTATGGTTGGCAGACCAAAAGCGTACGATACCATCCATCAAACTATGGATTTTAAAGACGCTAAAACCAATTTTTTTGCAGCAGCACGTTATGGAATGCAAACCCAATTTAAATGGGACAACAAAACCGTGTCTAGCAAAGATTTAATTTTAGATGTATTACTACCTATGGCTTACAGAGGATTATACAGTGTTGGCATTGCTCCAAAAGATGTCGAAAAATATCTAACCGTAATAGAAAACCGAGTGAATAATCATAACGGATCCGATTGGGTGATTAAAAGCTACCGCAATCTGTTAACCAACAAAAAACCAAACGAAGCTTTGCAAGTCTTAACCGCAAATATGTATTTAAAGCAAGAGCACGACTATCCTGTATCCTCTTGGGAAGTTTTAGATAGCAATGCAACCACGACGTTTCAGATTCCTAAAAAGGTACGTCACGTGATGAGTACAGATATATTTACTGTAGATAAAAAAGATAGTTTAGAATTGGTTATTAATATCATGCAATGGAAAAACATCCACCATATGCCAGTAATAAATAACAATAAAGAATTGGTAGGATTATTAAGTTGGAACGATGTAAAAAACCACATAAAAGATATAGAAGAAAGTACTAAATGTGTGCAAAACTATATGAAAACCGACTTGATTACCATAACAGATGATAAATCATTAGATGAGGCGAAAGCCTTATTAAAAACACATGATATTAATTGTCTTCCTGTTGTTAAAGGCAATCATTTGGTTGGTATAATCACGTCTAAAGACCTATAG
- a CDS encoding succinylglutamate desuccinylase/aspartoacylase family protein: MIEVYSKALHKKRMVDRIIYQSQPIKQGPTLVFFAGIHGNETAGVFALKDTLNDTNLQGLKGTIYAISGNLKALNINQRFLDEDLNRVWTKPQLEALQLKINYNAEEEEQQQLLQLLENIICQHSGPFYFIDLHTTSSKTLPFITINDALINRKFSKQFPVPIVLGIEEYLNGPLLSYINQLGYVSLGFESGQHNDKDAVLNAIAFIKLSLVFSGILKQENIPDFDKQFGQLVSQSKGISDVFEVVCLHHIKKDEAFTMKPNFTSFQPIKKGTVLATSNNQSVISKHNARLFMPLYQAQGEEGFFIIKTIQPFFLKLSAVLRHLKIDGVLVLLPGVTWQDKSKEVLKVNLKIAKFLATSIFHLLGYRSKKISDNYLLLYNRERVSKTESYKNETWYKKTSSKR, from the coding sequence ATGATAGAAGTATACAGTAAAGCCCTACATAAAAAGAGGATGGTTGACCGAATCATCTATCAAAGCCAACCCATAAAACAAGGACCAACATTGGTGTTTTTTGCAGGCATACATGGTAACGAAACAGCAGGTGTTTTTGCATTGAAAGACACGCTTAATGATACTAATCTTCAAGGTTTAAAAGGAACTATTTATGCCATTTCTGGGAATTTAAAAGCGTTGAATATAAACCAGCGTTTTTTAGATGAAGATTTAAATAGAGTTTGGACTAAACCACAACTGGAAGCGCTTCAGCTTAAGATTAATTACAATGCAGAGGAGGAAGAACAGCAGCAACTCCTTCAACTATTAGAAAACATTATTTGTCAACATTCTGGACCATTTTACTTTATAGACTTACACACCACATCTAGCAAAACTTTACCCTTTATAACCATAAACGATGCATTAATCAACCGAAAATTTTCCAAGCAATTTCCAGTACCTATTGTATTAGGTATTGAAGAATATCTTAATGGACCATTACTAAGTTATATCAATCAATTAGGCTATGTCTCTTTAGGTTTTGAATCTGGTCAACATAACGATAAAGATGCGGTTTTAAATGCAATAGCTTTTATTAAATTAAGCTTAGTGTTTTCTGGTATTTTAAAGCAAGAAAATATACCAGATTTTGATAAACAATTCGGTCAGTTAGTCAGTCAATCTAAAGGCATTTCAGATGTTTTTGAAGTCGTGTGTTTACATCATATTAAAAAAGATGAGGCTTTTACAATGAAACCTAACTTTACAAGTTTTCAGCCTATCAAAAAAGGCACAGTATTAGCCACCTCTAATAATCAAAGTGTTATTTCAAAACATAATGCCAGACTATTTATGCCTTTATATCAAGCGCAAGGCGAAGAAGGTTTTTTTATTATTAAAACCATACAACCGTTTTTTCTAAAATTATCAGCAGTACTACGTCACTTAAAAATAGATGGTGTATTGGTGTTACTTCCTGGCGTGACTTGGCAAGATAAAAGCAAAGAGGTTTTAAAAGTGAATTTAAAAATTGCTAAGTTTTTAGCTACCTCCATTTTTCATTTACTTGGTTATAGAAGTAAAAAAATAAGTGACAATTATCTGTTGCTTTATAATCGAGAACGTGTTTCAAAAACGGAGAGTTATAAAAACGAAACATGGTATAAAAAAACCTCATCGAAAAGATGA